A stretch of Besnoitia besnoiti strain Bb-Ger1 chromosome V, whole genome shotgun sequence DNA encodes these proteins:
- a CDS encoding carrier superfamily protein (encoded by transcript BESB_058380), with amino-acid sequence MADPPRGVSKALAREGEDERAHLHSPVSPRSVSPFVSSRYRPPIRRETSEERAPPRGVHSPASFPQSSRAAKDFPMERGVRSLPLPFSSASSSPPPPALSPAPLLRPPSPAGASPRRRFARALSGFPSHVLPWFPFSVFTAPGQHRPAPRSLAGSRATTAAMADAAARAVQPAQDEAVDKPKDVLYVFQRGEFLQALLHTLAGVSGASLAMILVYPLDFLRTEQSVKGIGCGTLRDEAMQIIKKKGWRGMYRGLRSALYGVVVSWGVYFFVYSYAKAYLQKRGFKPSGLSNMLLAIVAGLCSTVASNPLWVANTRIKLDPPGRTTDIWRMLARILKREGFRGWFAGLLPALVLVANPAIQFVLYDFLKESLTALKNMQAKLRAAEASRATRSPNPAVTSPFQSSSFSSPLAAMSSAAALRFPAAHPRGLGCAASADEAQLNAAGVRLCSTASSASVSSSLPGGETVEITVAGRASKAKKTKAGKHAVTGGEAFLIGMVAKLCATLATYPYLVVKTRAQTKLHNVHDNSASFRCLVTILETEGVSGLFAGLKPKLLATLLSSAVMFSVYEKLLPHAEQSLKSLSFSPHSAFAKTFFPPPAGSDLRVINVSPDRLVRVSQSVTPGEQTSGR; translated from the exons ATGGCGgacccgccgcgcggcgtcagcaaggcgctcgccagagaaggagaagacgagcgcgCGCATCTTCATTCTCccgtctcgcctcgctctgtATCTCCCTTTGTCTCATCCAGATATCGCCCTCCGATTAGACGTGAGACGAGTGAGGAGCGAGCGCCCCCTCGTGGCGTGCAttcgcctgcgtcttttCCTCAAAGCTCACGCGCGGCTAAAGACTTCCCCATGGAGCGAGGGGTTCGTTCTTTGCCGTTGCCGTTTTCCTCTGCATCTTCGtccccgcccccgcctgcgCTCTCACCCGCGCCTCTGTTgaggccgccttcgcctgcgggcgcgtcgccccgccgccgcttcgcgcgggCCTTGAGTGGCTTCCCCTCTCACGTTTTGCCGTGGTTTCCGTTCTCGGTATTCACCGCGCCTGGTCAGCATCGGCCTGCGCCGAGATCGCTGGCGGggtcgcgggcgacgacggcggcgatggcggacgcggcagcgcgcgccgtccAGCCAGCGCAGGATGAGGCTGTGGATAAGCCAAAGGACGTGCTCTACGTGTTCCAGCGGGGCGAATTCCTGCAAGCCCTCCTTCACACGCTTGCGGGCGTCTCCGGTGCCTCGCTCGCGATGATTCTCGTCTACCCCCTCGACTTTCTGCGGACTGAGCAAAGCGTGAAGGGCATCGGCTGCGGCACGCTCAGAGACGAGGCGATGCAAATCATCAAGAAAAAAGGATGGCGCGGCATGTACCGCGGCCTCAGAAGCGCCCTCTACGGCGTCGTTGTCAGCTGGGGCGTCTATTTCTTCGTCTACTCCTACGCAAAAGCGTACCTACAGAAGCG AGGCTTCAAGCCCTCCGGTCTTTCCAACATGCTTCTCGCCATCGTGGCTGGCCTCTGCTCGACCGTGGCGAGTAACCCGT TGTGGGTCGCGAACACTCGCATAAAGCTCGACCCCCCCGGGCGCACCACA GATATCTGGCGCATGCTGGCTCGGATTTTGAAGCGCGAGGGCTTTCGCGGCTGGTTCGCGGGGCTGCTACCGGCTCTCGTGCTTGTCGCCAACCCGGCGATCCAGTTCGTCCTTTACGATTTCTTGAAAGAGTCTCTCACGGCGCTCAAGAACATGCAG GCCAAActtcgcgctgcggaggcttCGCGGGCCACGCGCTCACCTAACCCCGCTGTGACTTCGCCGTTTCAGTCCTCGtctttctcgtcgccgctcgctgccatgtcctccgccgcagcgctgcgATTTCCAGCGGCTCATCCTCGAGGCCttggctgcgcggcctcggctgaTGAGGCGCAACTGAACGCCGCCGGTGTGCGGCTTTGCTCAAccgcctcgtccgcctcaGTCTCCTCGAGTCTCCCTGGCGGCGAGACTGTCGAAATTACAGTCGCAGGTCGCGCGTCGAAAGCAAAAAAGACAAAGGCCGGCAAACATGCGGTGACTGGTGGGGAAGCTTTTCTTATTG GCATGGTAGCCAAGCTCTGCGCGACGCTGGCGACGTATCCTTATCTCGTCGtgaagacgcgggcgcaaACCAAACTGCACAACGTCCACGACAATTCAG CCTCCTTCCGCTGTCTCGTAACGATTCTTGAGACGGAAGGCGTCTCGGGTCTGTTTGCGGGTCTGAAGCCGAAACTGCTGGCGACGCTTCTCTCTTCGGCAGTCATGTTTTCTGTCTACGAGAAGCTTCTTCCGCATGCGGAGCAGAGTCTCAagtctctctccttttcgcCGCACTCCGCTTTCGCGAAAACGTTCTTTCCTCCACCTGCAGGGAGCGACCTGAGAGTGATAAACGTCTCACCAGATCGTTTAGTGCGCGTGAGTCAGTCTGTG